The window CTTTCTTCTCTCCAGCATTTCCCTCTGATGAAAACGTAGCGGGGAAATATCTACTGAAGCTGGGAGAACGTATCATGCTCACAGGACATAGGAGATAGATAATAGAAAATCGAATAGAAAGCAATAAGGTTATGAGTCGATCAATCAATGAGACGGATGTTATTATTGTTTGTTTCCATGTTCGTTGTCGCTGGCTGTCAGGAACCCCACGCCCATGATGCGAAAGAACCACATCGCTTGCAAAAAAAAGAACAAATCGGATTGGACTCTCAGTTCCACTTTTCAGTCGGAAAAACGTACGATGATCGGTATTCCCAAATAATTAGGGGTTCTTTGCGATACTAACCCTTTTGTTGAGCGCCAGCCTGTAAAGTGCGCGTGGCACATATGGGGAGACCGATCCAGGTGGAAGAATGCATTGTTCGTTGTCCAGGGGGTCGACAAGAAAACTAATCAAACCGAATTCTTGTTTAGCACAACACTCAATTATGCTCCAAACCTCGGAGCAGACTACCATACCCCCTCCAATATCACTTTTTCCAAACCGGGACGTTGGAGAGCGAAGGCTTGAGAGAGTCACTTCCCTAAGCATTATTAAATTTGATAGAAGGATTCGTTGTATATCCTGACGCAAGGAGTGTTGGATCTATGGGTTATATCACCTTTCAAGAACGTCTCTATTTGGGCAGATATATTTCGTCACTGCAACGGACGACAACGGGGAAGGAACAGAACCTCAACCTTTCCATTTTAAATAAATTGGAGAATCCAGATCTCCCTTTTGAGAGAGGAGAATACAATTACCTGATCAATAAATTGTCAGATCGCCTTGAAGATGCTTGTGACTGCAGAAGCGAATATGAAATCAATTTACTTCAAAGCCTGATCATGAAATTGGAAAAAAGAATGGAATCACTTAAATAACCTTCTTGGAACTCCCCTTCCATTGTCGTCTATGAGTATGATGGATCCAACCCGCTCTATGACGACAGCGTCGCCGTCAATTGTTGGATCCGTTCTTTCATCCTGTCCTGTGCGGACCGGATCCGGTTTTTGTATTGTTGCAGTTCAGTACGGTCGGCGGATAGTTTTTTTCTCCGATCCCGCAGCATCCTCGCCGCTTCCCCCGGGCTCGGTCCTCCCAAACATTTTCGCACCGCAATGAAATAGTTGGGATCCCAAATCTTTTTCAGCTCTTCTTCGGTAAAGGGTACCCCGTTCCCCATCACCTCACGGGAGGCTTCTTCGATCA of the Polycladomyces subterraneus genome contains:
- a CDS encoding membrane lipoprotein lipid attachment site-containing protein — encoded protein: MRRMLLLFVSMFVVAGCQEPHAHDAKEPHRLQKKEQIGLDSQFHFSVGKTYDDRYSQIIRGSLRY